From the Desulfarculaceae bacterium genome, one window contains:
- a CDS encoding HEAT repeat domain-containing protein, which yields MAPAASSRRQVRRLLEQPDFAAALDEIKKLPPERALKHLQAALAAGKAETKWRAVTALGAVIAGLPTENLEAAREFLRRLLWCLNEECGASPWGVAEALGEILANSRTLAQEYANLLISYIQPEGHNFLDWEPLLAGAVWGVGRLASAHPGLAGERGAGESLMSLLGSDSAAVRGTAAWALGNLGQGHGAAEALAELAEDPAEVELWREGVLWETTVGSLAREAEDKIINNNG from the coding sequence ATGGCCCCGGCGGCCAGCTCCCGGCGGCAGGTGCGCCGCCTTTTGGAGCAGCCGGATTTTGCCGCGGCCTTGGATGAGATTAAAAAGCTGCCTCCCGAGCGGGCGCTCAAGCACTTGCAGGCCGCATTGGCCGCGGGCAAGGCAGAGACAAAGTGGCGGGCGGTCACGGCCCTGGGCGCGGTGATCGCTGGGCTGCCCACAGAGAACCTGGAGGCGGCGCGGGAGTTCCTGCGCCGCCTTCTTTGGTGCCTCAACGAAGAGTGCGGGGCCTCGCCCTGGGGAGTGGCCGAGGCCCTAGGCGAGATTCTGGCCAACTCGCGCACCCTGGCCCAGGAGTACGCCAACCTGCTGATCTCCTACATCCAACCCGAGGGGCACAATTTTTTGGATTGGGAGCCGCTGTTGGCCGGGGCGGTGTGGGGAGTGGGGCGCCTGGCTTCGGCTCATCCCGGCCTAGCCGGGGAGCGCGGGGCCGGGGAGAGCCTGATGTCCCTGTTGGGCAGCGACTCGGCGGCCGTGCGGGGGACAGCCGCCTGGGCCTTGGGCAACCTGGGGCAGGGGCATGGGGCGGCCGAGGCCCTGGCCGAGCTGGCCGAAGACCCCGCCGAAGTGGAGCTGTGGCGAGAAGGAGTCCTGTGGGAGACCACCGTGGGCAGCCTGGCCAGGGAAGCTGAGGATAAAATAATAAATAACAATGGGTAA
- a CDS encoding GntR family transcriptional regulator produces the protein MAKAAGESGKVSKDGKSTFKRRRSLGQEVTLHLKQQVVRGEFKPGHRLVEENLARELGISRTPVREALHRLEQEGVLTKRPRGGYQVRPLAPEEVRDALGVRSVLEGYCAELASSQAPPGTIEQLEENVVGFERALAEQNETDLLEMNSQFHVLLYQAAGSPLLLRLLGELQEIVERISRAIISNMEAGLWSTEDHREILEAIKAGQGARAAKLARHHVEHGAQWIVSRMIDEKLEL, from the coding sequence TTGGCCAAGGCCGCCGGGGAGTCGGGCAAGGTGAGCAAGGACGGCAAGAGCACTTTCAAGCGGCGGCGCTCCCTGGGGCAGGAGGTTACCCTGCATCTGAAACAGCAGGTGGTGCGGGGCGAGTTCAAGCCCGGCCACCGCCTGGTGGAGGAGAACCTGGCCCGCGAGCTGGGCATCAGCCGCACCCCGGTGCGCGAGGCCCTGCACCGCCTGGAACAGGAGGGTGTGCTCACCAAACGCCCCCGGGGCGGCTATCAGGTGCGTCCCCTGGCCCCGGAGGAGGTGCGCGACGCCTTGGGGGTGCGCTCGGTGCTGGAAGGCTACTGCGCCGAGCTGGCCTCCAGCCAGGCCCCGCCGGGCACCATCGAGCAGCTCGAGGAAAACGTGGTGGGCTTTGAAAGGGCCCTGGCCGAGCAAAACGAGACCGACCTCTTGGAGATGAACAGCCAGTTCCACGTGCTGCTCTACCAGGCGGCGGGCTCGCCGCTGCTGCTGCGCCTCTTGGGCGAGTTGCAGGAGATCGTGGAGCGCATCTCCCGGGCCATTATCTCCAACATGGAGGCCGGCCTTTGGTCCACCGAGGACCACCGCGAGATCCTGGAGGCGATCAAGGCGGGCCAAGGCGCCCGGGCGGCCAAGCTGGCCCGCCACCACGTGGAGCACGGGGCCCAGTGGATCGTTTCGCGCATGATCGACGAGAAGCTGGAGCTGTAG